TTCTCCTCGTCGGAGAGCTTGTCGTCGGCCTGGATCTTGGCCTGCTCCTTGGCGATCTCCATCACGCGGATCGGCAGGAGCTGGTCGTTGTTGGAGGCGCGGAAGGGCGCCCAGGCGAGACCCTCGAGCACGGCCTTCTCCTCGGCGACGTCACCGGCGGAATCCTCGGTGCCGTAGGTCAGGAAGAAGGTCTTGATCTTCTCCTTCACGTCGGCCGGCAGGTCCTTGCGCCACACGATCGGGTCGGAGGGGATCAGCGGCGACTTCCAGATGATCTTGATCTTCTCGAAGGCCTTGGGGTTGTTGGCCTCGATGCGGGCGAGGTTCTCGGTGTTGTTCGCCGCCGCGTCGACCTGGCCGTTGGCGACGGCCATGGCGTTCGTCTCGTGGTTGGCGTTCGTCACGTTCTTGAAGCACGCCTTCGGGTCGACGCCGTTGGCCGCGAACACGAAGGTCGTCGGGACGAGGAAGCCGGAGGTGGAGTTCGGGTCACCGAGGCCGAAGTTCAGCGACTGGTCGCACTTCAGGAGATCGTCGAGCGAGTTGAGCGGCGAATCCTTCGGGGCGAGGATCAGCGACCAGTAGCCGGGGTTGCCGGCCGCATCGACGGTCTGGACGAAGATCTCGCCGTCCGAACGGTCGACGGCTTCCATCGCCGACTTGTTGCCGAACCAGGCGACCTGCACCTTGCCGAAGCGCATGCCCTCGATGACGCCGGCATAGTCGGACGCGAAGAACGGGTTCACGGGCATGCCGATCGCCGCTTCCATGTCCGACAGGAACGGCTCCCACTGCTTGCGCAGGTTCTGCTGCGACTCGGTGGAGATGATGCCGAAGTTGATCTCGGTCACCTCTTGCGCCACGGCGGGCGCCGCGATCGCGAACGACAGGGCCGCCGCGCCAAGCGTCTTGACGATGTTCATCGTGCTTCTCCTCATGTGGTTTTTCGGATCAGGCGGTGGCCAGCTTCGGGCCGTGCAGGATCCCTTCGCGTGAGGCGTGCGGCTGGAAGGGTGCGTCGGGCAGCACCAGCTCCTCGGACGCCTCGCCGTAAAGCTCTTTCAGGAAGTCGGAGGTCAGCGCCGTGGAGGGGCCGTCGAAGGCGACCGCCCCGTCCCGCAGCGCGATCGTGCGCGGGCAGTAGCGCCGCGCATACTCCACCTGGTGAAGCGAGACGAGGACGGTGATGCCCTCGTCGCGGTTGATGGTGGCAAGGGTCTCCATGACCTTCTTCGCCGAGGCCGGATCGAGCGAGGCGATCGGCTCGTCGGCGAGGATCACCTTCGCCTTCTGGACCAGGGCCCGGGCGATGGCGGCGCGCTGCTGCTGGCCGCCGGAGAGCGTCGAGGCGCGCCGGTGGGCCGTGTGGGCGATGCCGACGCGGTCGAGCGCCACGAGCGCGGCCTGCTTCTCCGCCCGGGTGAAGAGGCCGAGCGTCCCGCGCCACTGCGGCACATGGCCGAGCACGCCGACGAGGACGTTGGTGATCACCGCGAGGCGGTTCACCAGGTTGAACTGCTGGAAGATCACACCGACACCGCGGCGGATCGTCTTCGCGTCGGCGGAGAGGCGGCCGTTGTGCTGCATCGTGCGCTCGCCGATCCGCACCAGCCCGCCCCGGGCATCGCCGCGGACGAGCCCGGCGATGTGCCGGATCAGCGTCGACTTTCCGGAGCCGGACGCGCCGATCAGCGCGACCATCTCGCCCGCCTCGACCGACAACGAGACGGCGTTCAGGGCCTTCTGGCCGCTGAACGACTTCGACAACTCTTCGACGCGAACGTCCGCCATGGGCACCTCGTTTGCTGGAGGTCCCTTAACGGTCGGACTTAACGGATATGTGCAGGTACGATGACGGTTCGGTGACGGTGGAACCGGCTGGTATCGTGTGACTTTACTTGCGGCAATCTGCGCCGCCGTCCGCGAACCTCCGCCGGCGGCCCGCAGAACGCGACGGTTTCCGTCAAACGCGTCGACAATGCCGGGCCAACTTCGGGCGTTGAGGGGACGGACACGCGCCCGGGACCGTGCCGGGTCAGGGCCGCCCTCCCCGACCCGTCGTCAGGTATGGCGGCGCAGCGCCTCGTTGAGCAGCCTCAGTACGGTCTCGACGCCGCCGACGCCGCTCGTCGCGATCTTGTACTCGATGGCCGCTTGCAGCTCGCTGTCGATCTCCGCCGTCATGGACAGATGATCGTAGGCCACGTCGGGCGCCTCCGACGGGTCGTCGTCACTCTCGAAGAAGGGTGGGTTTTGCCTCAGCATCAGCACAGACCTCTGGACCCACGAGCATCAATCTCACGACGCTAGCAACGGAATGGCCCCGATGGCAACCTGTAATATCATATGATCTAAATTTTACGTTGATTATCGTCCAACATAAGTGAGATCGATCGAGCGGTGCCGCCCGCCGTCCCGGTGCTCGATGAGGTAAAGTGCCTGCCAGGTGCCGAGCCGCAGGCGGCCGGCGGCGACTGCGATCGTCACCGCCGTATCCGACAGCATCGCCTTGATATGGCCCGGCATGTCGTCCGTGCCTTCGAGGCTGTGGACGTAGGGCCGGTTGCGGGGGGCGAGGCGGTCGAGCGCGTCCAGAAGGTCGGTCTGGACGTCGGGATCGGCATTTTCCTGCACGGTGAGCGACGCGGTGGTGTGGGAGACGAACGCGTTGAGCAATCCGTCGCCGAGCGCGTTGTCGCGCAGGAAGCTGCGCAGCGCGGCGGTGACGTCCGTGAAGCCCGGGCCGCGGGTCGCGACGTCGATGCGGCCGTGGACGACCCGGCCGACCGCGGCCTCTCCCAGAGTCTCGACGTGGATCAATTCGTCCCGGCCGTCAGCGCGTCGACGAGACCGCGGAAGCTGCGCAGGGCGTAGCCGGTGACCTCGACGGCGTCGTCGATGTCCCGCCGGGCCTTTTCGACGTCGATCCGGTCGTCGGGGCTCGCCGTGGCGACAGGCGCCGGGCCCGCCTCCCCGTCGGCATTGGCGCCGATCTCCGCACCGCCACGGGCGATGGCGGCGATCTGGCCGAGGCGCCGCTCGAGCACCTCGACGCGGGCCTTGAGGCGGCGGTTCTCGTCCAGAAGTGCCGTGGCGGGCGCCTCGGCGTCCTTCGCCGGCACCAGCGTCTCGCAGACCCAGCCCGAATCTCCGGCGCTGCAGGAGGCGATCTCGCCGGTCTCCCGATCGAGGCGCAGGATGTTGGGGCCGGACGGCTCCATCTGGAAGCGTCCGGACTGTGCCGCCGCGGGCGCCGCGAGGACGCTCGCGAGGGCCACCACCGTCAAGCCTTGCCGTACGGCCATGATCGTCCTCCCCGCACGGACAACGCCGTGCGTTACTGTTCGATCCTCAGCGCGGTGAAGCGCAGGGCGCCGTTGGCGCTGGAGAGCGTGAGAAGCGCGGTGTTGCGGTTCTTCTCCTTGAGGGCCTCGATCTGCTCGGCGACGTCCTGCGGCGAGCTCACGGGCTTCTGTCCGACCTCGATGATCACGTCGCCCGCGGTGATCCGCTTCTCGGCCGCGAGGCTTCCCTCCTCGATGTCGACCACCAGCACGCCCTTGACGTCGGCGTCGATCTTGTAGGTCGACCGGAGCTCGTCGGTGATCGCCGAGAGGCCCATGCCGAGCAGCGTCACCTTCGGGGTCGTGTCGGGATCGGCAACGACCGGGTCCTCGGTCGTCGGCGCCTCCTCGGCCTGCGGCTCGGGTTCGGCGGCAGCAGCGGCGGCCGCGGCGCGCGCCTCGTCCTCGGCGAGCAGGCCGATTTCGACCGAAACGGTGATCTCCTCGCCGTCGCGCTGGACGCCGAGGTCGACCGCGCGGCCGATCTCCGTCTGCGCCACCAGCAGCGGGAGCTGGCGCATCTCCTGGATCTCGTGACCGTCATAGCGCAGCACGACGTCGCCGGTGCGCAGACCGGCCGTCTCGGCCGGTCCCTCCGCCGTCACGCCGGCGACGAACGCCCCATGCGGCTTTTCGAGCCCGAGGCTCGTCGCGAGCTCCGGCGTCACCTTCTGCAGGCGCACGCCGAGCCAGCCGCGGCGCGTCTCGCCGTACTGGCGAAGCTGGTCGATCACCGCGGTCGCGATCTCCGCCGGGATGGCGAAGCCGATGCCAACCGAGCCGCCGGAGCGGGAGATGATCGCGGTGTTGATGCCCACCACGTCGCCGTCCATGTTGAACAGCGGGCCGCCGGAGTTGCCCTGGTTGATGGCCGCGTCGGTCTGGATGAAGTTGTCGTACGGGCCGGATCGAAGGTTCCGGTTCCGCGCCGAGACGATGCCGATCGTCACCGTCCCGCCGAGGCCGAACGGGTTGCCGATCGCCATCACCCAGTCGCCGACCCGCAGCCGCTCCGTGTCGGCGAAGTCGAGCGGCTTCAACGGCGTCTCGGGCTCCACCTTGAGGAGCGCGATGTCGGTCTTGGGGTCGCGACCGACGATGGTCGCGTCCAGCACTGTGCCGTCGGCGAAGTTCACCACCACCGCCTCGGCGTCCTTGATGACGTGGTTGTTGGTGACGACGAAGCCGTCGGCGGAGATCACGAAGCCCGATCCCATCGACTGCGCCCGGCGCTGCGGCGGGCCGTCCTCACCGAAGAAGTCCTCGAAGAAGTCCCGGTAGGGCTCCTCGGCGTCGCCGTCGCCCTCCTCGCCGTCACCGTCGGGGATGGGGGTGGAGCGCTCGGCGACGATGCGCTCCGTGGTCGACACGTTGACCACCGAATTGAGCAGCGACTCTGCAAGGTCCGCGACCGAGCGGGGACCGTGCTGCTCCTGCGCCAGCGCCGCGTCGGTCGTGATGGCCAACGGGGAGATCGCCAACATCGCGCCGGTGAACGCGGCACACAATCGACGGGTGATCAGACTCATCTGGCTCCTCCCAGCGCCGCACTACGCGGCCCGTACGATCCACACAACAAGCACCCCGACCGCTGCCGCGACGAGCCCGGCCATCCGTAATACATCGTCCGGGGTCGTCGTCAGCTTGGTCATCATGTCACGCATCGTGCCGGGAGCCAGAGCGTACAAAGCGCCTTCCAGCACCAGCACGAGTCCGATCGCGCTGACCAGATCGCTCACTGCTGAGCGTTGGTCTCACCAGCCCCGTCGACAGTGCCATTCGCCCCGCCACTGTCACCGGCCGGAGCGGTCACATTCGCGTCAGAGGCATCGCTGCCGCCGGCCGCTGCCGTCCCCGATCCGGTCGTGTCGTCGGTCGGCGTCGACCCGGCGGAGGACGCGCTGTCGTCCGGCTCGGACATCGCCGGGATGTCCTCCTGCGGGATCGCCTCGCCGGCACCGGGGGTGGCCGCCTCGCTCGCCGTGCCCGACGGCTGGGGCACCGAGATGTCGACCGCGGCTTCCGTCGCGCCCTGCTCCGGCTCCGCCTGCTGGATCGCCTGATCCGCCTGCTGGAGAGCGGTGCCGACGTCGCCGGTCGTCGCCGGCAGCGTGCCGACGGCGGCGGGATCGACGTGGGTCAGACCGCCGGACAGCTCCTTGATCTCCTCGCGCACGGCCTCGGGGTCGGCGCCCGAAGGCGCGTCGGTGAGGACCGAACCGGTCTCGGCGGCGGCCTGGTCATCAGGCGCCTCTTCGGCCGGCGCGGCATCGGGGGCGGCGCCGCCCGCGGCCTGCCGCGACCCGATCAGTCCGCTCGGACGGCCGGCCGGATCGGCGAAGAAGCGGAAGAACTCCGCGTTCGGCGACAGCACGAGACGCGTGCCCTGCGAGCGCAGGCCGGTCTCGTAGGCCTGCATCGAGCGGTAGAAGTCGAAGAAGTTCGGGTCGAGCGTGTAGGCCGCCGCGAAGATGGCGCTCTTGCGCGCGTCACCCTCACCCCGGATCTGCTCCGACTGGCGCCGCGCTTCGGCGCGCAGCACCGTCGCGGTACGGTCGGCGGCCGCCTCGATGCGGCGGGCCGCCTCGGCACCGCGGGCGCGGATCTCGCGGGCTTCCTGCTCGCGCTCGGTCTTCATCCGGCGGAAGATCGCCTCGGAGTTGGCCTCCGGAAGGTCCGCACGGCGGATCTTCACGTCCACCACCTCGACGCCGATCGCCTGGGCGCGGTCCGCGACGTCCGCCGCGATGCGGCGCATCAGCTCCGGACGGTTGTCACGCACGATGTCCTGGAAGGTCGCATCGGCGAGGACGGCGCGCAGCGAGGCCTGAACGAACGTGCTGAGGCGCTGGGCACCTTCGTTGACGTTGTTCACCGTCTGGTAGAACTCGACCGGGTTGCGGATGCGGTAGCGCATGAACGCGTCCACCACGAGGCGCTTCTGGTCGGCGGCGATGATTTCCTGCGCGGGAACGTTCAGGTCGAGGTTGCGCTTGTCCAGGATCAGGACGTCCTGGATGAACGGCACCTTCACGTTGAGGCCCGGCTCGCGGATCGTGTTCTTCACCTGGCCGAACTGCAGGACGAGCGCCTGCTGGGTCGGGTTGATGATGAAGAGCGAGTTGAGCGCCGCCACCACCGCCAGAATGACGACGATGACGAATGCAATGAGACCGGCGCGCATCAACGGTTCCCCTGGCTCTGGGTCGTATTGCCCGACGCGCTCTGGCTCATGCGGTCGAGCGGGAGGAAGGGCACCACGCCGTTGCCGGCCGACTCGTCGATGATGATCTTGTCGGTGTCGGAGAAGACGCGCTCCAGCGTCTCGAGGTAGATGCGCTGGCGGGTAACGTCCGGCGCCTTGGCGTACTCTTCGTAGACCGAGAGGAAGCGGTCGGCCTGACCGGTCGCCTCGGCGACGACCTGGTCGCGGTAGGCCTGGGCGTCCTCGACGATCTTGGCCGCCTCACCGCGGGCCTGCGGCACCACTTCGTTGGCGTAGGCGTCGGCACGGTTCTGCGCCGTCTCCTGGTCCGCGCGGGCGGCCTGGACGTCACGGAACGCGTCGATGACCTGCTCGGGCGGGTCCACCTTCTGCATCTGCACCTGGGTGACGTCGATGCCGGCGTCGTACTGGTCGAGGGTCTGTTGCATCAGCTCCTGCACGGCGAGCTGAATCTGCTGTCGCTCCTGGGTCAGGATCGGCTGGATGTTCCGCCGACCGACGACCTCGCGCATCGCGCTCTCGGCGACCTGCTTCACCGTGCCTTCAGGGTCTTCGATGTTGAATAGGAAATTGGCCGGATGATCGCGGTCGACCTGCCACTGAACCTTGAAGTCGATGTCGACGATGTTCTCGTCGCCGGTCAGCATCAGGCTCTCGGCCGGCATGTCGACGGTCGAGCCGCGGCCGCTGCCGCGCGTGCCGATCACCAGCTCGCGGATACGCAGGACGTCGGGCGTGTAGACCTCGCCGAACGGGTACGGGACATTGTACCGCAGGCCCGGCATGGTGTTGCCCACATGCCGGCCGAGCACCAGCTCGACGCCCACCTCGCCCGGACGCACCGTGTAGAAGCCGGTGAGGCCGTAGATCACCGCGACGACGATCGCCGCCAGCGCCACGCCGCGCGCGCCGATGCCGCCCAGCGACGGACCGCCGCCACCGCCGGACGGGCCACCGCCGCCGCCCTTCTTCGGGAAGACGCGCTTCAGGCGTTCCTGGCTGCGGCGGAGCAGCTCCTCGAGGTCGGGCGAATTCTGCGGATCCTGTCCGCCGCCACGGTTCGGTCCGTTGCCCCACGGGTTGTTGGGACGGTTCGGTCCGTTGCCCCACGGGCCATCGCCGCCTCCCCAGGGTCCACCGCCCTTACCGCCGCCCGACTGGTTGTTCCAGGGCATTCTTGCTCCCTTTGCCGCCTAAGCCTTTGATGCCGGGCGCGAAGCCCTTCGCAGCGCACATAATGGTGCTGGTTGTCTTCGCAAACGCGGCGAAACGCGCGCCCTGCGTGTGCCGTTATAGGCTGACGGACCTCACAGCCGCAATCAAGCCGATTTCGGCAACCTTACGTAGGTCTCGAAGTCGAAGCCATACTCGTCGCGCGGGCCGCGCTCGCCCGGCGCCGTCTCGGCGAGACGGAAGCGCGCGGTGTCGATCGTCGGAAACACGGTGTCGCCCTCCGGCTCGCCATGGACGCGGGTGATGTGGATCGTGTCGGCGTGGGCCATGCCCTCGGCGTAGATCGCGTTGCCGCCGATCAGCGCCACCGGCCCCTCCGCCGCGGCGAGCGCGGCGTCCAGCGAGGGGAAGGTCTCGACACCGTCGATGGCCCGCGACGTCACCACCAGATTGCGCCGCTGCGGCAACGGCTTACCGAGTTCCTCGTACGTCCGCCGGCCCATGATGACCGTCCGCCCGACCGTCAGTGCCTTGAAATGCTTGCGATCCGAGGGGATGTCCCAGGGAAGGTCCCCGCCCTTGCCGATCACGCCGTTGCGGCCGACCGCGGCCACCATGATGATGCTCAACGCTTCGTCCTCACCCTCTCCGTCAGACTGCGACGGGGGCCTTGATCGCCGGGTGCGGATCGTA
This genomic window from Acuticoccus sediminis contains:
- a CDS encoding Do family serine endopeptidase, with the protein product MSLITRRLCAAFTGAMLAISPLAITTDAALAQEQHGPRSVADLAESLLNSVVNVSTTERIVAERSTPIPDGDGEEGDGDAEEPYRDFFEDFFGEDGPPQRRAQSMGSGFVISADGFVVTNNHVIKDAEAVVVNFADGTVLDATIVGRDPKTDIALLKVEPETPLKPLDFADTERLRVGDWVMAIGNPFGLGGTVTIGIVSARNRNLRSGPYDNFIQTDAAINQGNSGGPLFNMDGDVVGINTAIISRSGGSVGIGFAIPAEIATAVIDQLRQYGETRRGWLGVRLQKVTPELATSLGLEKPHGAFVAGVTAEGPAETAGLRTGDVVLRYDGHEIQEMRQLPLLVAQTEIGRAVDLGVQRDGEEITVSVEIGLLAEDEARAAAAAAAAEPEPQAEEAPTTEDPVVADPDTTPKVTLLGMGLSAITDELRSTYKIDADVKGVLVVDIEEGSLAAEKRITAGDVIIEVGQKPVSSPQDVAEQIEALKEKNRNTALLTLSSANGALRFTALRIEQ
- the hflK gene encoding FtsH protease activity modulator HflK, whose translation is MPWNNQSGGGKGGGPWGGGDGPWGNGPNRPNNPWGNGPNRGGGQDPQNSPDLEELLRRSQERLKRVFPKKGGGGGPSGGGGGPSLGGIGARGVALAAIVVAVIYGLTGFYTVRPGEVGVELVLGRHVGNTMPGLRYNVPYPFGEVYTPDVLRIRELVIGTRGSGRGSTVDMPAESLMLTGDENIVDIDFKVQWQVDRDHPANFLFNIEDPEGTVKQVAESAMREVVGRRNIQPILTQERQQIQLAVQELMQQTLDQYDAGIDVTQVQMQKVDPPEQVIDAFRDVQAARADQETAQNRADAYANEVVPQARGEAAKIVEDAQAYRDQVVAEATGQADRFLSVYEEYAKAPDVTRQRIYLETLERVFSDTDKIIIDESAGNGVVPFLPLDRMSQSASGNTTQSQGNR
- the phnD gene encoding phosphonate ABC transporter substrate-binding protein — its product is MRRSTMNIVKTLGAAALSFAIAAPAVAQEVTEINFGIISTESQQNLRKQWEPFLSDMEAAIGMPVNPFFASDYAGVIEGMRFGKVQVAWFGNKSAMEAVDRSDGEIFVQTVDAAGNPGYWSLILAPKDSPLNSLDDLLKCDQSLNFGLGDPNSTSGFLVPTTFVFAANGVDPKACFKNVTNANHETNAMAVANGQVDAAANNTENLARIEANNPKAFEKIKIIWKSPLIPSDPIVWRKDLPADVKEKIKTFFLTYGTEDSAGDVAEEKAVLEGLAWAPFRASNNDQLLPIRVMEIAKEQAKIQADDKLSDEEKAAKVEALEAQKKEFQAQIDANAQQG
- a CDS encoding secondary thiamine-phosphate synthase enzyme YjbQ, which produces MIHVETLGEAAVGRVVHGRIDVATRGPGFTDVTAALRSFLRDNALGDGLLNAFVSHTTASLTVQENADPDVQTDLLDALDRLAPRNRPYVHSLEGTDDMPGHIKAMLSDTAVTIAVAAGRLRLGTWQALYLIEHRDGGRHRSIDLTYVGR
- a CDS encoding DUF2065 domain-containing protein, with translation MSDLVSAIGLVLVLEGALYALAPGTMRDMMTKLTTTPDDVLRMAGLVAAAVGVLVVWIVRAA
- a CDS encoding dihydrofolate reductase, whose product is MSIIMVAAVGRNGVIGKGGDLPWDIPSDRKHFKALTVGRTVIMGRRTYEELGKPLPQRRNLVVTSRAIDGVETFPSLDAALAAAEGPVALIGGNAIYAEGMAHADTIHITRVHGEPEGDTVFPTIDTARFRLAETAPGERGPRDEYGFDFETYVRLPKSA
- the phnC gene encoding phosphonate ABC transporter ATP-binding protein, translating into MADVRVEELSKSFSGQKALNAVSLSVEAGEMVALIGASGSGKSTLIRHIAGLVRGDARGGLVRIGERTMQHNGRLSADAKTIRRGVGVIFQQFNLVNRLAVITNVLVGVLGHVPQWRGTLGLFTRAEKQAALVALDRVGIAHTAHRRASTLSGGQQQRAAIARALVQKAKVILADEPIASLDPASAKKVMETLATINRDEGITVLVSLHQVEYARRYCPRTIALRDGAVAFDGPSTALTSDFLKELYGEASEELVLPDAPFQPHASREGILHGPKLATA
- a CDS encoding SPFH domain-containing protein; amino-acid sequence: MRAGLIAFVIVVILAVVAALNSLFIINPTQQALVLQFGQVKNTIREPGLNVKVPFIQDVLILDKRNLDLNVPAQEIIAADQKRLVVDAFMRYRIRNPVEFYQTVNNVNEGAQRLSTFVQASLRAVLADATFQDIVRDNRPELMRRIAADVADRAQAIGVEVVDVKIRRADLPEANSEAIFRRMKTEREQEAREIRARGAEAARRIEAAADRTATVLRAEARRQSEQIRGEGDARKSAIFAAAYTLDPNFFDFYRSMQAYETGLRSQGTRLVLSPNAEFFRFFADPAGRPSGLIGSRQAAGGAAPDAAPAEEAPDDQAAAETGSVLTDAPSGADPEAVREEIKELSGGLTHVDPAAVGTLPATTGDVGTALQQADQAIQQAEPEQGATEAAVDISVPQPSGTASEAATPGAGEAIPQEDIPAMSEPDDSASSAGSTPTDDTTGSGTAAAGGSDASDANVTAPAGDSGGANGTVDGAGETNAQQ